Proteins encoded within one genomic window of Manis pentadactyla isolate mManPen7 chromosome 4, mManPen7.hap1, whole genome shotgun sequence:
- the LRRC8D gene encoding volume-regulated anion channel subunit LRRC8D → MFTLAEVASLNDIQPTYRILKPWWDVFMDYLAVVMLMVAIFAGTMQLTKDQVVCLPVLPSPVSSKVQAPPGNADVTTSIPKMDAATGQDQDGRTMNDISSGTSAVTPDIPLRATYPHLDSTVPSQEAKKEKKDPTGRKTNLDFQQYVFINQMCYHLALPWYSKYFPYLALIHTIILMVSSNFWFKYPKTCSKVEHFVSILGKCFESPWTTKALSETACEDSEENKQRITGAQTLPKHVSTSSDEGSPSASTPMINKTGFRFSAEKPVIEVPSMTILDKKDGEQAKALFEKVRKFRAHVEDSDLIYKLYVVQTVIKTAKFIFILCYTANFVNAISFEHVCKPKVEHLTGYEVFECTHNMAYMLKKLLISYISIICVYGFICLYTLFWLFRIPLKEYSFEKVREESSFSDIPDVKNDFAFLLHMVDQYDQLYSKRFGVFLSEVSENKLREISLNHEWTFEKLRQHVSRNAQDKQELHLFMLSGVPDAVFDLTDLDVLKLELIPEAKIPAKISQMTNLQELHLCHCPAKVEQTAFSFLRDHLRCLHVKFTDVAEIPAWVYLLKNLRELYLIGNLNSENNKMIGLESLRELRHLKILHVKSNLTKVPSNITDVAPHLTKLVIHNDGTKLLVLNSLKKMMNVAELELQNCELERIPHAIFSLSNLQELDLKSNNIRTIEEIISFQHLKRLTCLKLWHNKIVTIPSSITHVKNLESLYFSNNKLESLPVAVFSLQKLRCLDVSYNNISVIPIEIGSLQNLQHLHITGNKVDVLPKQLFKCVKLRTLSLGQNCITSLPEKIGQLSQLTQLELKGNCLDRLPAQLGQCRLLKKGGLVVEDHLFDTLPLEVKEALNQDINVPFANGI, encoded by the coding sequence ATGTTTACCCTTGCGGAAGTTGCTTCACTTAATGACATTCAGCCAACTTACCGAATCCTGAAACCATGGTGGGACGTATTTATGGATTACCTGGCTGTCGTTATGCTGATGGTAGCCATCTTTGCAGGAACCATGCAACTTACCAAAGATCAGGTGGTCTGCTTGCCAGTATTGCCATCCCCTGTAAGTTCAAAGGTACAAGCACCACCGGGAAATGCCGACGTTACCACCAGTATCCCGAAGATGGACGCAGCCACCGGCCAAGACCAAGATGGGCGAACAATGAATGACATTTCCTCTGGCACATCTGCTGTGACACCTGACATACCTCTCAGAGCCACATATCCTCACCTAGATTCCACAGTTCCAAGTCAGGAGgcaaagaaggagaagaaagatccGACAGGCCGAAAAACAAACTTGGATTTTCagcaatatgtatttattaatcaGATGTGTTACCATCTGGCCCTTCCATGGTATTCTAAGTACTTTCCATACCTTGCTCTTATACATACTATTATTCTCATGGTCAGTAGCAACTTTTGGTTCAAATATCCCAAAACATGCTCAAAAGTAGAACATTTTGTGTCAATATTAGGAAAGTGCTTTGAGTCTCCTTGGACCACTAAAGCGTTGTCTGAGACAGCATGTGAAGACTCGGAGGAAAACAAGCAGAGAATAACTGGTGCCCAGACTCTACCAAAGCATGTGTCTACCAGCAGTGATGAAGGGAGCCCCAGTGCCAGTACCCCGATGATCAACAAGACAGGCTTCAGGTTTTCAGCCGAGAAGCCGGTAATCGAAGTCCCCAGCATGACCATCCTGGACAAGAAGGACGGGGAGCAGGCCAAAGCCCTGTTCGAGAAGGTGAGGAAGTTCCGGGCGCATGTGGAAGACAGTGACTTGATCTACAAGCTCTATGTGGTCCAAACAGTGATCAAAACAGCCAAGTTCATTTTCATTCTCTGCTATACTGCAAACTTCGTCAACGCCATCAGCTTTGAACACGTCTGCAAGCCAAAAGTCGAGCACCTGACTGGTTATGAGGTATTTGAGTGTACCCACAATATGGCttacatgctgaaaaagcttctCATCAGTTACATATCCATTATTTGTGTTTACGGTTTTATCTGCCTCTACACTCTCTTCTGGTTATTCAGGATCCCTTTGAAGGAATACTCTTTTGAAAAAGTCAGAGAAGAGAGCAGTTTCAGTGACATTCCAGATGTCAAAAATGATTTTGCGTTCCTTCTACACATGGTAGACCAGTATGACCAACTGTATTCCAAGCGTTTTGGTGTGTTCTTATCTGaagtcagtgaaaataaacttagGGAGATCAGTTTGAATCATGAGTGGACATTTGAAAAACTTAGGCAGCATGTGTCACGGAATGCCCAGGACAAGCAGGAGTTGCACCTGTTCATGCTGTCAGGGGTGCCTGATGCCGTTTTCGACCTCACAGACCTGGATGTGCTAAAACTTGAACTGATTCCAGAAGCTAAAATTCCTGCTAAGATTTCTCAAATGACTAATCTCCAAGAGCTTCATCTCTGCCACTGCCCTGCAAAAGTCGAACAGACTGCTTTTAGCTTCCTCCGAGATCACTTGAGATGCCTTCATGTCAAGTTCACCGATGTGGCTGAAATTCCTGCCTGGGTATATTTGCTCAAAAACCTTCGAGAGTTGTACTTGATAGGCAATTTGAActctgaaaacaataaaatgatagGACTTGAATCTCTCCGAGAGTTGCGGCACCTTAAGATTCTCCATGTCAAGAGCAATTTGACCAAAGTTCCCTCCAACATTACAGATGTGGCTCCACATCTTACGAAGTTAGTCATTCATAATGATGGCACTAAACTCTTGGTACTGAACAGCCTTAAGAAAATGATGAATGTCGCCGAGCTCgagctccagaactgtgagctaGAAAGAATCCCCCATGCTATTTTTAGCCTCTCTAATTTACAGGAACTGGACTTAAAATCAAATAACATCCGCACAATTGAGGAAATCATCAGTTTCCAGCACTTAAAACGTCTGACTTGTTTAAAATTATGGCATAATAAAATTGTTACCATTCCTTCCTCCATTACCCATGTCAAAAACTTGGAGTCACTTTATTTCTCTAACAACAAGCTGGAATCCTTACCAGTGGCAGTGTTTAGTTTACAGAAACTCAGATGCTTAGATGTGAGCTACAACAACATTTCAGTGATTCCCATAGAAATAGGATCGCTTCAGAACCTGCAGCATTTGCATATCACTGGGAACAAGGTGGACGTTCTGCCAAAACAGTTGTTTAAATGTGTGAAGTTGAGGACTTTGAGTCTGGGGCAAAACTGCATCACCTCCCTCCCAGAGAAAATTGGTCAGCTCTCCCAGCTCACTCAGCTGGAGCTGAAGGGGAACTGCTTGGACCGCCTGCCAGCCCAGCTGGGCCAGTGTCGCCTGCTCAAGAAAGGCGGGCTTGTTGTGGAAGATCACCTTTTTGACACCCTGCCACTCGAAGTCAAAGAAGCATTGAATCAAGACATAAATGTTCCCTTTGCAAATGGGATTTAA